In Pelodiscus sinensis isolate JC-2024 chromosome 2, ASM4963464v1, whole genome shotgun sequence, the following proteins share a genomic window:
- the LYPLA1 gene encoding acyl-protein thioesterase 1 yields the protein MCGNNMSAPLPAIVPAARKATAAVIFLHGLGDTGHGWADAFAGIRSPHVKYICPHAPIMPVSLNMNMAMPSWFDIIGLSPDAQEDEAGIKQAAENVKVLIDQEVKNGIPSNRIILGGFSQGGALSLYTALTTHQKLAGVIALSCWLPLRTSFPQGTISGTNKDIPVLQCHGDCDPLVPLMFGSLTVEKLKNLINPANVTFKTYSGMMHSSCIEEMMDVKEFVDKHLPPVD from the exons gtcATATTTCTTCATGGATTGGGAGATACTGG ACATGGCTGGGCAGATGCATTTGCAGGTATCAGAAGTCCACATGTAAAATATATTTGTCCGCATGC GCCAATAATGCCAGTGTCTCTAAACATGAATATGGCCATGCCATCTTG gtttgatATTATTGGACTCTCGCCTGATGCACAGGAAGATGAAGCTGGGATCAAGCAGGCAGCAGAGAATG TTAAAGTACTGATAGATCAGGAAGTGAAGAATGGGATTCCTTCTAACAGAATAATATTGGGAGGCTTTTCTCAG GGAGGTGCTTTGTCTTTGTATACAGCTCTTACAACACATCAGAAATTAGCAGGTGTCATAGCACTCAGTTGTTGGCTTCCTCTACGGACCTCTTTCCCACAG GGCACTATCAGTGGTACAAACAAAGATATTCCTGTTCTTCAGTGCCATGGGGACTGTGACCCATTGGTTCCTCTAATGTTTGGTTCTCTCACTGTTGAGAAGCTAAAGAATCTGATCAATCCAGCTAATGTAACCTTCAAGACTTACTCAGGCATGATGCATAGCTCATGTATTGAG GAAATGATGGATGTAAAGGAATTTGTTGACAAACATTTACCGCCAGTTGATTGA